AGTCGCGCGTGGTACACGTGGCGGGCGATGCGCCGAATCTCGCTTCCACGCTGAACATCGCCGCGTTCAACCTCGGCAATGCCGGTGGCGCGTGGCTGGGTGGCGTGGTGATCGCCGCGGGCCTGGGCCTGCCGGCCGTGAGCCTGGCGGGTGCCGCGGTGACCGTGGCCGGCCTGCTGGCGACCGTCGCGAGCGTGATGCTCGAACGCCGCTCCACCCTGGTTCCCCTCGTCGAACGCGCCTGATCTTCCGGAGACAAACCAAGCCATGAAAGCCGTCGTCCATGTCCAGTCGTTGCCCGCCGACGATGCGCGCAGCCTCGCCGATGCCGATCTGCCCGAACCGTCGCCCGGGCCTCGCGACCTGCTGGTGAAAGTGGAAGCGATCTCGGTCAATCCGGTGGATACCAAGATCCGCCGGCGCAAGGCGGGCAGTGAGGGCCAGGGCGTGCTCGGTTGGGATGCGGCCGGTACGGTCGTGGCCGTGGGTGCCGAGGTCGGCCGCTTCAAGCCCGGCGATGCCGTGTGGTACGCGGGCGAACTGGAGCGCCCCGGCACCAACGCCGAGCATCAGGTGGTCGACGAACGCATCGTCGGCCGCAAGCCGTCCACGCTGGGCATGGCCGAGGCGGCGGCGTTGCCGCTGACGGCGGTCACCGCGTGGGAGCTGATGTTCGAGCGCATGGGCGTGCCGTTCGGCACGCAGGGACGCCCGGCCACGCTGCTGGTCGTGGGCGCGGCCGGTGGCGTGGGTTCCATCGCGGTGCAACTGGCGCGCAAGATGACCGGCCTCACCGTGATCGGCACGGCGTCGCGCCCGGAAACCCGTCAGTGGGTCGAAGCGATGGGTGCGCACCACGTGGTCGACCATTCGCGCCCGCTGGAGGCGGAGGTGCGTGCCGTGGCGCCGGAAGGCGTCGACTACGTGCTTTCCCTCACGCGCACGGAGTTGCACTATCCGGCGTTGGTGGAGCTGCTCAAGCCGCACGGCAAGCTCGGTCTCATCGACGATCCCGACGACTCGATCGATATCCGCCTGCTCAAGCGCAAGAGCCTGTCGCTGCATTGGGAGTTGATGTACACGCGGTCGCTGTTCCGCACCGAGGACATGGGCGAACAGGGACGCATCCTCGACGAGGTGGCTAACCTGGTGGATGCGGGCGTGGTGCGCACGACGATGCGGGAAAACGTCGGCACGGTTAACGCGGCCAACCTGTGGCGCGCGCACGAGAAGCTGGAAAGCGGGAGCACGATCGGTAAGGTGGTGCTCGAGGGGTTCTGAAGGCTCGAGGCATCCGAGCCCACCTACCGGAGGGGTGGGAGCGGACTCTGTCCGCGAACCCTCAGCCCTGACCGGATACGAATGAGGCTATGCGTTGATCGGGCGAGATTCCAAACGCTCGCACCATCAACGCATAGCCTCATTCACCCTAGCCTGCTCGAGGGTTCGCGGACAGGGTCCGCTCCCACCCCTCCGGTAGGCGGGGTTTCGTGACTACTTCGATGCCACCAGCATGTTCGCCACCGCTTGCGCCTGCTTGCGGATCTCGGGAACGGCCGTGGATTCCCACAACGCCCCGCGCAGCAGGCTGCCGATGGCGAACAGGTTGTTGCGCGGCTTGCCTGTCGCGTCGAGCAGGTGGCCGTCGGGCAGGGCGGCGAGACCCAGGCCCAATGGATCGGGCGTGACCAGCTTGTCGACGACGAGCTGGCTCACGAGGCGGTGCTCGGTGCGCAGCGTGTCGGTGTTGAGGCCCACCGTCTGGATCACGATGTCGTAGGGCTCGGTGACTTCGCTGCCTCCGGGCAGGGCGCGCACCACGTCGAGATGGCCGTCCATGGACAGCTTCACCGAGCGCATGCGACCGCGGCGGCGCTGGAGGCGTTCGGCTTTTTCCAGTTCGACCACCGACGCGGTGACCTGCGGCGGCATGCGATGGCGCGCGCGTTCCCATGCCCAGCGTGCGTGACGCAGGAAGCGGGCCCGTTCGGCCTCGGGCAGGTCGCGCCATAGCGATTGCGTGTGCGGACGCATGCCGTCGATGACGGTGCGCCAATCCTCGGCGTGCGCCACGGCATCGCGCAGCTTGTGCAGCCACACGCGCACGTTTGGGTCGTCCCGGAGGGATTCCACCAGTTCGTCGCCGTCGGCTGAGGGTGCCGAGACGGCGGCCAGGTGCGGTTCGGGCAACTTGCCGTGGCGGGACAACGCGGTGAAGCGTGCGTTCGGCCAGCGTGCCGAGAGTTCGAGGAGCACGTCGACGGCGGTGAGGCCGAGGCCGATCACCAGCACGCGCAGGGGACGGTCGTCCTGCGCGGCGGAGGCGAGGTAGGGCCATGGATCGGTGACGTAGCGACCGCTGGCGATCGCGGCATCTTCCACGCCCGGCAAGGGGCGCGGCGGCAGCGAGCCGATGGCGAGCACCGCGGCGTCGGCATGGGCTTCCTCGTCGCCATAGCCGATGGTGATGCCTTCGCTCGACGGCACCAGCGAGTCGGCGGCGAAAGGCACCACGTTGACGTCGTGGCCATACGTGTGGGCGTTCTTCAGCGCCTGCTCGACGCGCGAGCGCAGGAAATCGCCGTAGAGGCGACGCGGCAGGAAATCGGATCCCTTGACGCTCGCGTCGAGCGCCTGGGCGTATTCGAGGAATCCGCCGGGCTTGCTGACGAACATACCCATCGACGCGGCGCGCACGTTGAGCAGGTGGCGGTCCGACGGCGTGCCATAGGCCACGCCACGACCCGGCTCGGCGCGACCCGCGTACCAGTCCAGGTGGAGCGGACGCGGCGTGCGTCGCTCCAGCAACTCGCTCACCAGCGTCGCCGCTGCCGCGCCACCGCCGATGATGGCGACTTTCTGAAACATGCGTTTGGTCCTTCGCCCGTATGTGGGGGTGGAGGGCCGTGAGACCGTCAGGCCGTCAGGCGTCCCGCGATGATCGACTGCCTCGGTCGTGCGATCCAGTGCTCGGACGGACCGGGCTGCTCGTAGGCGAGATACTGTGCCAGATCGCCACCGTAGACGTGAAGGGTGAGCGCCGTATCGTGCCGCGATAAATTGCGGCAACGATGCGCGTGCACCTCGGTGGAGTCGAACCACGTGGCGTCGCCCGGTCCCAACCAGGTGCGGCCGCTGCTGCGCAGGGAATGTTCGTCGTCGCCCTTGTCGAACGACTCCACTTCGAGCGCGCCCGCGATGGTCGCTTCCAGGCCCCACAACCCGCCGTGGTCGTGCACGGGCGTGGTGTAGCCGGGCGGCCAGGCCATGACGAGCACGCTGACCGGCGGCTTCGACCGTTCGGCGAGCATCCAGCGCTCGAAACCGCGACGGCGCTCGCGCAAGCCGCCCAGCGAGGCGATCACCTCGTCGTGGCGCGAATGCAGCAGGCGACCGATCTCGCGGCCCATCGAGGCCAGATCCGGCAGTTCGGCCTGCGACAGGTCGAAAGCGACGTCGCGCAGGCTGCTGATGATGGAAGAACGTTTGCCCATGGAGGGAGGGGTCCCGCCCCGTGAATCGACTGGCGGGGAGTGGACCATGTGGCTCGTTAAAGCCGTGTAACCCCGAAATGTCGCGAAGGCGCTAAACCCTTCACCCGCGCCGTGCATCCAAAGCCACGAACCGCCCGGTCGGCGGTCCGTCCAATGGAGAGCAAAGCCATGATCGTGTTCACCTCGCTCGTCGTCCTCGCTGCCGGCTTCTGGCTGGTGTTCGCCGTGCTGGGCGCGGTACTGAAGCTGGTCTTCGGGATCGTCGGTGGCGTGTTCAGTCTGATCGACAGCCTCGTCGGCGCCCTGGTCGGCGGCATCGCGATGCTGCTGGTGGCTCCGGTGGTCGCGCTGGCGCTGATGCCGGTTCTCCTCCCGGTGGCCTTGCTCGCTCTGATCGTCTGGGCCATCGCCCGCAGCCATCGCAAGCCCGAGGTGGTGGTGGTGCCGGCATCGCGGTAGTCCGCCGCACCGGCGCAGGTCAGATCTTGCGCAGGTCGAACGCCACGGGAATGCGTGCCCAGGCGCGCACGGCACGGCCGTTCGCCTGCGCCGGCTGGAATCGCCACGCGGCCAGCACCTGGTCGCGCGCCGCCGCGTCGAGGATGGCGTGCCCGCTGCTTTGCTCGATCTCCACCTGCACGGGCTTGCCGGTCTCGTCCACGAGCACGCGTAGCGTGACCGTGCCTTCCATGTGTCGCTGCAAGGCCGCGCGCGGATAGGCGGGAGCGGGCGCCGACACATAGGCCAGCTTCGCTTCCACGGGGGCGCTTTCGACCGCCGGCGCGACGGGTGCGGTGTCCACCGGCGTGGACGGCACCATCGGCGCGCTGCCTTCGTCGGTGGGTACCACGGCCGGCGGCGTCACGGGTTGCGGTTTGGGAACGACCGTCGTCGACGCATGGCGCACGACCGGTAACGGCTTCAGGTCGATCGGCGGCGGGGGGATCGGCTTGGGCTCGACGGGATGATCGATGATCCGTAGGGACGCACTGGCCAGCGGCGTGGTGACGATCTGCGCCACCATCGGCCGCATGACGGCGATGAGCGCGGCGGCGTTGAGGGCGATCGCGGCACTCATGGCGACGATGCGGACGGTATCCGGGTGAATCCCGGCCTGGGACGACGGACGAGCGAACGACATGAGCCACCTCCTGCAACGTGGGGGGAAGGTGATGCCTGGTTTGCCGAACACGGCCGTGGGGAACGGCGGGGATCGTGTTCGATTTCAGATTTATCTCACGCCGTGGAAACTTGCAATATCGGAACAGGAGGTGGGCGATCAGTGCGCGACGAGCATCGGCACGTCGGATTGCATGAAGAGGTAGCGCGTGGTGCCGCCGAGCACCATTTCGGAAAGGCGCGAGCGGCCCCAGGCGCCCATCACGATGAGGTCGGCCTTTTCCGCGTGGGCGATGTCGAGCAATGCCGGACCGGGCGCGGCTTTCGCGCCGTCGTCGAGGCGGCGCACCGTGGCGGTGACGCCGTGGCTGTCGAGCCAGTGGCAGATGTCGGTATCGGGCAGCGCGCAGGTGTCGATGTCTTCGTCGCGGCTGCCGTCGATGACGGTGACGCGCGCGGCGCGGCGCAGCAGGTGCAACGACGAACGCACCGCCAGCGCCGATTCGCGGCTGCCGCTCCATGCCACCAGCACGTGCTCGCCCAGCGTCCCGACCGGCGCGTTGTCGGGTACCACCAGCACGCCGCGACTGGACGCGAACACGGTGCGCGATACCACGCCGAACCCGATGGGCGCATCGCCGCGCATGGTGGACGACCGCTCCATCACCACGAGGTCGTAACCCGCCGAGGCATGCGCGAGCAGGGTGACGGTGTCGCCGTTGGCGACGCGCCATTTGCCATGCAGGCCGTGCGAGGCGAGAAGTGCGGTCCACTCGTCGGCCACGGCACGGGCGTCGGTCGTGCGCTGGCGCACCGCATCCAACTGCAGGGGCACGGCTTCGGGCACGGTGAAGGCGGCGGCGGGAAGGTCGACCACGTGCATGGCGTCGAGCCGGGCGCCCATCCGCGTGGCCATGGCCAGCGCCGCGCGCAGGCCCGCGCCCTGCAAGGGCAGGCGGGGGACGTGCAGGAGCAGTTCGAGGGTCATGCCCGCATGGAACACCGCCGGAGGGACGAGGTCAATGCCCCTCCGGCGGGCGGCGGTCTTACTTCTTCTTTTCCTGCGACGGCACGAAGCGCGTACGCACCGCCTCGGCCAGCAGGTCGGGCGGCAGCAGGCCCTGGGCGATGAGGAAGTCGTTGAACGCCTTGCGATCGAAACGCTCGCCGAGCCTGGTCTGCGTTTCCGCGCGCAATTGCAGGATGCGCAGGTAGCCGTAGAAGTAGGCGGTGGCCTGGCCGGGGGAGTTGAGCGTGTAACGATCCAGCTCCTGTCGCGCCATCGGTTCGGAGAGGCCCACGTCGTGCACGAGGATGTCGTGGGCGCGGTCGCGGTCGATCATGCCCAGGTTGAGCATGGGGTCGAGGAAGGCGCGCGCCGCGCGCAGCAGGCGGAACTGCAAGGCCACGAACTGGCCGGCCGGCGGCTCGTACGGCACCATCTCGGCCTCGGCGTACAGCGCCCAGCCTTCCACGTTGACGCTGTTGAAGGCGAACAGGCTGCGCGTGAGCGACACGCCCTGTTCCACCATCGCCGCGAACTGCAGTTCGTGGCCCGGGCGGCCCTCATGCGCGGTGAGGGTCCAGGCGGCGGCTTCGAAGGTGAAGTCGTCGTACATCTGCGTGTTGTCGCCGTCGGCCGGCGGGTTGCCCGTGGTGAGCACGAAGGTGCCGCGCTGCCCGGTGTTGTTGATGAACGGCGGCGGGTCCATGTGCGGCGCGGGCGTGCGCGCGTTCTCCGCCTCGGACGCCAGGCGCATGGCGAGCTGGCGCTTGGGCAGTTCGACGATGCGTTGCTTGCGGATGATGTCTTCGATCTTGCCGATCACCATGTGGTACGTCGGTTCGACCTTGTCCTTGGGCAGCTGCTTCTTCTTCAGCGCCTTGAGCACGTCGCGGTAATCGCCGTCGGGCAGGCCCTCGGCCTTGGCCACCACCGGCGCGAGGGACTGCAGCGCATAGGTGGTTTCCATGAATTCCAGCTGCGCGCGGGCGATGAGCTCGCGCGGCGCGATGTCCAGGCCCACCTGTTCGAGGTTGTAGGCGTACATCGGCTCGGGCAGGCGGAAGTCGGTGCGCCCGCGCGGCAGCACCGTGCTCTTCACCCAGGCGTTGTAATCCTTCAGCTGTTTGTCGAGCGTGTTCATCGCCTCGTCGCTGCCGGCCACCTTCTTCTCGGCGAACAGCTTGCGGATGCCGTCGACGTAACGCTGCGTGTTGCCCAGCTTCTGTTCGACGTCGGCCTTGACCGGGCCCAGCAGCGCCTTGTCGGCGAGCTTTTCGGTGGTGCGGGCGCGGGCCTCGTCGACCAGCGCCTTGCAGCCCGGGGCCATGCCCACGTAGCACTTCAGGCGGCCGAGGGCGGCCTTGTTCTGCTCCGGCGTGCTCTCGGCGTTGAGCAACGAGAACTCGCCGCTGAAGATGATCTGGCCGGCGTCGTACCAGGGCAGCATGTATTTCTTGTTGAGGTCGATGCCCTTGATGCTGGAATCGATCTGCTTGATGAGGATCTGCAGGTCCTGACGGACGTTGGGATCCTTCTCCCCGGCCAGGCGTTCGTCGTACTTCTTGCGTGCCGCGACCAGGTCGGCGCGCTGGCGGTCGTCGGCGCCGGCACTCAGGTCGGCGGTTTTCTCGTCGAAGCCCTTCACGCCGATGTCGGTGGCCGATTCGGGGCTGTAGCGGGCGGTGATGTCGAGCAGGAGCTGTGAATCGGCATTGCTGCGCGCGATCCAGGCCGGCGGTGTGGCATCGGCGTGCGCGGCACCGACCGCGAAGGTCACGGCGGCCGCGAGGGTCAGTCGTCGAAACATGGGTGTCTCCCCGGTGAACTGGGCAAGAGACTAGCCGCAAAGATCACCCGGGCAAATGGCCCATTCGGCAGATCAGCTGAACACGAGTGCCACGGCGGCCATGCCGATCATCAGGAACGAGATCACCCCCTTGGCCACGATGCCCACGAGCATGCCGAACCAGGTGCTGACGCCGACGTGGGCAGAACGCAGGATGCTCTTGCCGGAACACAACTCACCGAGGACGGCGCCCGCGAACGGGCCGAGCAGCAGGCCGGGGATGCCGAAGAACATGCCCACGACCGTGCCCGCCCCGGCGCCCCATAGCGCGCGTGGACTGGCGCCGATCTTTTTCGCGCCCAGCGAGGCGGAGACGAAGTCCAGCGCGACGCCGACGGCGCCCGCGATGCCGATCGCCACCAGCCAGCCCCAGCCGAGGTGCCGGTACTCGTCCACCGCCGCCGCCAGCCAGATGCCGCCGAAGATCATCGGGATGCCGGGAAGCACCGGCAGGATGGCGCCGGCCACGCCGCCGATCACCAATAGGGCGGCGAGCACGTAGAGGGCGATGTCCATCAGCGGAACGCCTCGCGGTACTCGGGTTTGAGGAAGGCCTCGAAGGCTTCGCTGGGCACGTCGATGGCCTGCGGACCCGCCGAATACGCCGCCACCTGGTAGGGCGGAAAGATGAAGGTCAGGCCGTGCACCTTGTCGTCGGGGCCGGTGAGCAGGCTGAAGACGCGGTAGTGATCCTTGCCCGGCTCGGTGCCCTCGTCGATCTGCCGGCTGTCGGAGGCCAGGGGTTCGTCCTCGTCGTCGAGCGAGCCGATGAGTTGCCGCCGCGCCTCGGAAGCGAACGCGCTTTCGGCCGCCTGAGGATCGGCGAACAGATCGCGCAGGCCCACCACGCGGTGCTCCTGCAGGTCGTAGGTGAAGCTGTCGAGGATGGGCGCCGGATGCGCACCGCCGGTGAAGGCCGAGCCGTCGACCTGCACGTTGATGAAGCGGTCGGTGCGCGAGGCCACGGCGAT
This window of the Luteibacter aegosomatis genome carries:
- a CDS encoding DUF885 domain-containing protein; amino-acid sequence: MFRRLTLAAAVTFAVGAAHADATPPAWIARSNADSQLLLDITARYSPESATDIGVKGFDEKTADLSAGADDRQRADLVAARKKYDERLAGEKDPNVRQDLQILIKQIDSSIKGIDLNKKYMLPWYDAGQIIFSGEFSLLNAESTPEQNKAALGRLKCYVGMAPGCKALVDEARARTTEKLADKALLGPVKADVEQKLGNTQRYVDGIRKLFAEKKVAGSDEAMNTLDKQLKDYNAWVKSTVLPRGRTDFRLPEPMYAYNLEQVGLDIAPRELIARAQLEFMETTYALQSLAPVVAKAEGLPDGDYRDVLKALKKKQLPKDKVEPTYHMVIGKIEDIIRKQRIVELPKRQLAMRLASEAENARTPAPHMDPPPFINNTGQRGTFVLTTGNPPADGDNTQMYDDFTFEAAAWTLTAHEGRPGHELQFAAMVEQGVSLTRSLFAFNSVNVEGWALYAEAEMVPYEPPAGQFVALQFRLLRAARAFLDPMLNLGMIDRDRAHDILVHDVGLSEPMARQELDRYTLNSPGQATAYFYGYLRILQLRAETQTRLGERFDRKAFNDFLIAQGLLPPDLLAEAVRTRFVPSQEKKK
- a CDS encoding universal stress protein; protein product: MTLELLLHVPRLPLQGAGLRAALAMATRMGARLDAMHVVDLPAAAFTVPEAVPLQLDAVRQRTTDARAVADEWTALLASHGLHGKWRVANGDTVTLLAHASAGYDLVVMERSSTMRGDAPIGFGVVSRTVFASSRGVLVVPDNAPVGTLGEHVLVAWSGSRESALAVRSSLHLLRRAARVTVIDGSRDEDIDTCALPDTDICHWLDSHGVTATVRRLDDGAKAAPGPALLDIAHAEKADLIVMGAWGRSRLSEMVLGGTTRYLFMQSDVPMLVAH
- a CDS encoding cysteine dioxygenase; this encodes MGKRSSIISSLRDVAFDLSQAELPDLASMGREIGRLLHSRHDEVIASLGGLRERRRGFERWMLAERSKPPVSVLVMAWPPGYTTPVHDHGGLWGLEATIAGALEVESFDKGDDEHSLRSSGRTWLGPGDATWFDSTEVHAHRCRNLSRHDTALTLHVYGGDLAQYLAYEQPGPSEHWIARPRQSIIAGRLTA
- a CDS encoding energy transducer TonB is translated as MSFARPSSQAGIHPDTVRIVAMSAAIALNAAALIAVMRPMVAQIVTTPLASASLRIIDHPVEPKPIPPPPIDLKPLPVVRHASTTVVPKPQPVTPPAVVPTDEGSAPMVPSTPVDTAPVAPAVESAPVEAKLAYVSAPAPAYPRAALQRHMEGTVTLRVLVDETGKPVQVEIEQSSGHAILDAAARDQVLAAWRFQPAQANGRAVRAWARIPVAFDLRKI
- a CDS encoding DUF456 domain-containing protein, which codes for MDIALYVLAALLVIGGVAGAILPVLPGIPMIFGGIWLAAAVDEYRHLGWGWLVAIGIAGAVGVALDFVSASLGAKKIGASPRALWGAGAGTVVGMFFGIPGLLLGPFAGAVLGELCSGKSILRSAHVGVSTWFGMLVGIVAKGVISFLMIGMAAVALVFS
- a CDS encoding DUF3298 and DUF4163 domain-containing protein, with the protein product MLMRHILQLAFATAGLAACQESADQGGHSPSHARVNADKDTQSDAQGLYTMELSLPELPERAAPLRSTIDHYVERQKRAFLGSLDAPGARQRARELPWDLNLDIAVASRTDRFINVQVDGSAFTGGAHPAPILDSFTYDLQEHRVVGLRDLFADPQAAESAFASEARRQLIGSLDDEDEPLASDSRQIDEGTEPGKDHYRVFSLLTGPDDKVHGLTFIFPPYQVAAYSAGPQAIDVPSEAFEAFLKPEYREAFR
- a CDS encoding FAD/NAD(P)-binding protein, which codes for MFQKVAIIGGGAAAATLVSELLERRTPRPLHLDWYAGRAEPGRGVAYGTPSDRHLLNVRAASMGMFVSKPGGFLEYAQALDASVKGSDFLPRRLYGDFLRSRVEQALKNAHTYGHDVNVVPFAADSLVPSSEGITIGYGDEEAHADAAVLAIGSLPPRPLPGVEDAAIASGRYVTDPWPYLASAAQDDRPLRVLVIGLGLTAVDVLLELSARWPNARFTALSRHGKLPEPHLAAVSAPSADGDELVESLRDDPNVRVWLHKLRDAVAHAEDWRTVIDGMRPHTQSLWRDLPEAERARFLRHARWAWERARHRMPPQVTASVVELEKAERLQRRRGRMRSVKLSMDGHLDVVRALPGGSEVTEPYDIVIQTVGLNTDTLRTEHRLVSQLVVDKLVTPDPLGLGLAALPDGHLLDATGKPRNNLFAIGSLLRGALWESTAVPEIRKQAQAVANMLVASK
- a CDS encoding zinc-binding alcohol dehydrogenase family protein, translated to MKAVVHVQSLPADDARSLADADLPEPSPGPRDLLVKVEAISVNPVDTKIRRRKAGSEGQGVLGWDAAGTVVAVGAEVGRFKPGDAVWYAGELERPGTNAEHQVVDERIVGRKPSTLGMAEAAALPLTAVTAWELMFERMGVPFGTQGRPATLLVVGAAGGVGSIAVQLARKMTGLTVIGTASRPETRQWVEAMGAHHVVDHSRPLEAEVRAVAPEGVDYVLSLTRTELHYPALVELLKPHGKLGLIDDPDDSIDIRLLKRKSLSLHWELMYTRSLFRTEDMGEQGRILDEVANLVDAGVVRTTMRENVGTVNAANLWRAHEKLESGSTIGKVVLEGF